Proteins encoded within one genomic window of Psilocybe cubensis strain MGC-MH-2018 chromosome 2, whole genome shotgun sequence:
- a CDS encoding Free methionine-R-sulfoxide reductase — protein sequence MPHADSSLVPDSITTKAQFWEHIYIQLEGLLDGQRHWVSNTANASSLIYNSLLAFPRFFGKADDKAVNWCGFYIDSNLFPSPRFPKPVFMNDANKLLLGPFCGKPACQFIQTAPGKAKGVCADAYLKRETLVVPEVDLYPGHIACDGETKSEIVVPLIHTAEGITTVLGVLDLDCLAVNGFDDDDKFGLERIANLIVKSCNW from the exons ATGCCACACGCAGATTCATCCCTTGTTCCAGACAG TATCACAACTAAAGCTCAATTCTGGGAACACATCTACATTCAATTGGAAGGGCTACTGGACGGTCAGAGGCATTGG GTTTCTAATACGGCCAATGCATCTTCCCTTATTTACAATTCCTTGCTCGCGTTTCCGAGATTTTTTGGAAAAGCAGATGATAAAGCGGTCAACTGGTGTG GTTTCTATATCGACTCGAACCTGTTCCCATCCCCTCGTTTCCCCAAACCAGTGTTCATGAACGACGCCAATAAACTGCTCCTAGGCCCGTTTTGCGGCAAACCTGCATGCCAATTCATTCAAACTGCCCCGGGAAAGGCTAAGGGAGTCTGTGCAGACGCGTATCTCAAACGAGAAACTCTGGTGGTGCCTGAGGTTGACCTTTATCCCGGGCACATAGCGTGCGACGGTGAAACCAAAAGCGAAATTGTCGTTCCTCTGATACATACAGCTGAAGGTATAACTACCGTTCTAGGGGTGCTAGACCTTGATTGTCTTGCTGTCAATGGattcgacgatgacgacaaATTTGGGTTGGAAAGAATAGCAAATTTGATTGTAAAATCGTGCAACTGGTAG
- a CDS encoding Regulatory protein cys-3 gives MPSANLQGLNIVHPPHEPSDAHDLLLGQAYPDLTAQLDLWTNLAFDSEEPIATRHDDHKKAHLDDDEEESRAAEKTAHNLPAPHIQQGIPAPHANLFDLNTFLAGFGIDSYTAHPSQLQQQPNAIAPSLAQLLALHPSNPAYPQTVPQFSVPAAPSAYTRPTIPEAESYPPSKRSRARKMSINSAESPDFREDSLPPTTTALSPAEDKRRRNTAASARFRLKKKEREAALEGKAKELETKVAELERECEGLRRENGWLKGLVVGVTGAAQGPNSTQNLNVSPPPSSTTVSAGTKRRRDETTA, from the coding sequence ATGCCTTCTGCAAATCTTCAAGGCCTCAACATCGTGCACCCTCCTCACGAGCCCTCCGACGCTCACGATCTCCTCTTGGGCCAGGCTTACCCAGATCTCACCGCTCAACTCGACCTCTGGACCAACCTTGCTTTCGACTCGGAGGAACCCATTGCTACCAGACACGACGACCACAAGAAGGCTCATctagatgacgatgaagaggaatcCCGTGCCGCAGAAAAAACTGCCCATAACCTGCCCGCACCTCATATCCAGCAGGGAATTCCTGCCCCTCATGCCAATCTCTTCGACCTGAACACTTTCCTTGCCGGCTTTGGTATTGATTCTTATACTGCCCACCCCTCCCAACTTCAACAACAACCCAATGCGATCGCACCGTCTCTGGCTCAACTATTGGCTCTTCACCCATCCAACCCTGCTTATCCTCAAACCGTACCTCAGTTTTCTGTTCCGGCCGCACCTTCTGCGTACACCCGCCCTACCATTCCGGAGGCGGAGTCTTATCCTCCTTCGAAACGTTCCCGAGCTCGCAAGATGTCCATTAACAGCGCTGAATCCCCCGATTTTAGGGAGGACAGTCTACCACCCACTACCACCGCTCTCTCTCCTGCCGAAGATAAGCGTCGCAGGAATACTGCGGCCAGCGCTCGATTCAGGctcaaaaagaaggaaagggaagCAGCTCTCGAAGGAAAGGCAAAGGAACTGGAAACCAAAGTCGCCGAGTTGGAGAGGGAGTGTGAAGGGTTGCGCAGGGAGAACGGCTGGCTAAAGGGTTTGGTTGTCGGTGTCACAGGCGCTGCTCAAGGCCCTAATTCTACTCAAAACCTCAACGtttcccctcctccttcttcgacCACGGTATCGGCTGGAACCAAACGACGCCGAGACGAAACCACTGCATAA
- a CDS encoding cAMP-independent regulatory protein pac2, with protein sequence MQQPTCTNVRIRSTADAHKIFAAVQQGILHMVTRRLDADERIALRSGCVYAWEERGPHSELTGLGIERFTEGRRWSPSRVRDEFLFYYEKYSPPAEANQIGNASDRMPPRDWDPLVKQTYSVWVETEKGKRKWHLTAYFTQATIDQLGTIDENPLVRDLPVPDGMFKSTRVGKSRNKTDDGSRTDAARAATTIPRTYAPFPTPYQYQAQNGSPSMTPVLMHEPYRTTRVEEPSPVLEPSPSPDSFQDQGNYGLHQRSYSSLNNPPASTSTPPSYANRVYSPVPLAVSQPIDPHSHLPIYPAPGVRVVDRQSRTMPVSSPSWDEGNTSYYPRSRYPDDQRHEIASQYPMSSPASYMTSVDYQSNLVTSPQTYMPPGTSLPQLSTSLGNNMYSPSMSSSLHSALILPTQNNDANESYTLSPLQIPGRLHANVYSPSRSLEMQVHSEDTPSEDIDHEGSLAPLDVLRRPSRFRRDPMDEKTLRLLREKRSSS encoded by the exons ATGCAGCAGCCGACATGCACCAATGTTCGTATTCGCTCAACAGCCGATGCTCATAAGATATTTGCTGCTGTTCAACAAGGAATCCTCCATATGGTCACCAGACGCTTGGATGCAGATGAACGAATTGCACTGCGGTCTGGATGCGTTTATGCTTGGGAGGAACGCGGACCACATAGTGAACTCACTGGACTAGGCATCGAGCGGTTCACTGAAGGTCGGAGGTGGTCTCCTTCTCGTGTGCGAGAT GAGTTCCTCTTCTACTATGAGAAGTACTCTCCTCCTGCGGAAGCTAATCAAATAGG TAACGCCTCGGACCGTATGCCTCCTCGCGATTGGGACCCTTTAGTAAAGCAGACATACTCTGTATGGGTGGAGACAGAGAAgggaaaaaggaaatggcACCTTA CTGCCTATTTCACGCAAGCGACCATAGATCAACTAGGCACTATCGATGAGAACCCTCTAGTTCGGGATCTCCCCGTTCCTGATGGCATGTTTAAGAGTACCAGGGTTGGAAAGAGTCGAAACAAAACCGACGATGGTAGCCGTACGGATGCTGCTAGGGCAGCGACAACCATTCCACGAACATACGCACCTTTCCCAACGCCTTACCAGTATCAAGCACAGAATGGTTCTCCGAGTATGACTCCAGTTCTGATGCATGAACCATACCGAACTACTCGTGTCGAGGAACCGTCTCCTGTGCTTGAACCATCACCGTCTCCGGATTCATTCCAGGACCAGGGGAATTATGGGTTACACCAGAGGTCATACTCTTCGCTTAATAACCCTCCTGCCTCTACGTCTACTCCTCCATCTTATGCAAATCGAGTTTATTCCCCAGTTCCCTTAGCCGTATCTCAACCAATTGATCCGCATAGTCACCTACCGATCTATCCAGCTCCCGGTGTTCGTGTTGTAGATCGGCAATCGCGTACTATGCCAGTGAGCTCACCTTCATGGGACGAGGGGAATACTTCATACTACCCGAGATCTAGATACCCGGATGACCAAAGACATGAAATAGCCTCCCAGTATCCTATGTCTTCACCAGCGTCGTACATGACTTCAGTTGATTACCAATCCAATTTGGTTACCTCTCCTCAGACATACATGCCTCCGGGAACATCACTGCCTCAGTTATCTACAAGCCTAGGGAACAACATGTATTCGCCCTCAATGTCCAGCTCATTGCATTCAGCTCTTATTCTGCCGACCCAAAATAACGATGCCAATGAGTCGTATACTTTATCACCCCTTCAGATACCTGGCAGGCTACATGCTAATGTTTATTCTCCCTCACGATCTTTGGAAATGCAAGTTCACAGCGAGGATACACCGTCAGAGGACATCGACCATGAAGGGTCGCTGGCTCCTTTGGATGTGCTTAGGAGGCCAAGCAGATTCCGCAGAGACCCAATGGACGAAAAGACATTGAGGTTACTTCGTGAAAAACGATCGAGTTCTTGA
- a CDS encoding cAMP-independent regulatory protein pac2, which yields MQPPTCVGIRVRSPLDAITIIHAVHLGILPLVHRRLDTDERRAIQSGSVYVWEERGPNAEATGLGIERWTDSISWGPSRVRDEFLFYHERKPAQPEPDNSTDSSDTNFQPRYYYRKPLVKQTYSVFVRTHTGRRKWHLIAYFTQDTVDQLRSIEDHPQLRGLNVPDGLYVCARSAKGRPRHSSSGSIGNYPIPTDPILTYPALYPPRVPLRAINPTERLAPLAYLKRVPPPRRHAVDQMALMSFSGLLTSDESIRKIDIDSEDYYPWRKYESDSDFRVPFRR from the exons ATGCAACCTCCTACCTGTGTAGGCATTCGCGTTAGGTCACCTCTTGATGCTATAACTATAATCCATGCTGTTCACCTAGGGATACTCCCACTAGTGCACCGCCGGCTTGACACCGACGAACGTCGAGCCATACAGTCTGGCAGTGTATATGTATGGGAGGAGCGAGGCCCTAATGCAGAGGCAACAGGA TTAGGGATTGAAAGGTGGACAGATTCGATTTCATGGGGTCCAAGTCGAGTCAGGGAT GAGTTCCTTTTCTATCATGAGAGAAAACCCGCGCAACCCGAGCCTGATAATAGCACAGACTCGAGTGATACAAA TTTCCAACCCAGATACTACTACAGAAAGCCCCTAGTAAAGCAAACGTATTCCGTGTTCGTAAGGACTCACACCGGGAGGAGAAAGTGGCATCTAA TTGCGTACTTCACGCAAGATACAGTGGATCAGCTTCGCAGCATTGAAGACCACCCGCAACTGAGAGGACTCAATGTTCCTGACGGACTATATGTTTGCGCCCGTAGTGCCAAAGGCCGCCCTCGCCACTCTTCGTCAGGTTCTATCGGAAACTATCCAATACCCACAGATCCAATACTT ACTTATCCTGCTTTGTACCCACCCAGAGTCCCGCTTAGGGCAATCAATCCCACTGAACGTCTGGCTCCGTTGGCCTATTTGAAGAGGGTGCCCCCACCACGCCGCCACGCGGTGGATCAAATGGCTCTTATGTCTTTCTCCGGATTGCTGACATCGGATGAAAGCATTCGTAAAATAGATATCGACTCAGAGGATTACTATCCTTGGCGCAAATACGAGTCGGATTCCGACTTTCGAGTACCATTTCGTCGTTGA
- a CDS encoding putative cysteine--tRNA ligase, which produces MSVQQPPWSIPAKETEEPVLRLYNSLTRTKTEFVPRNGRLVKWYNCGPTVYDASHMGHARNYVTQDILRRIMTDYFGYDVQFVMNVTDIDDKIIERARQNHILETFRSQTSTLTPSLLDKIRNSWTSYLRNRVNKGVPENEKIIEGREEESWRTICASYQNSAWKQECLKRDEKFDMYYSAARRTLEAIDIAKSHLENGSVSCNHAHQLIDSSKDVLVLSLDAEFKSTVTDPAISRKLASFWEGKFFDDMARLRVRDPDIVTRVTEYVPEIVSFVERIISNGYAYESEGSVYFNTPAFDKSENHNYAKLEPWSTGNRDLLEEGEGSLASKTGRRSAADFALWKASKPGEPSWPSPWGPGRPGWHIECSVMASAIFGDNMDIHSGGIDLAFPHHDNEMAQSEAYHDCKAWVNYFLHTGHLHIEGLKMSKSLKNFITIDEILEKFTARQLRLAFLTQLWNSKVDFSEALMTGEVRNLEITLNNFFTTVKALVYQANAEEVASDGRHHFELPEQELLSTLYQSQMTFREHLCDSFNTPGAVDVLRDLVSKTNVYINNRGKALNVKLVENIANWVGKMLKMFGLGEGEKSEIGWGQLDEAGGNANREEILMPSLRILSSFRDNVRKLAMAKGDNALKDILALCDKLRDNDLVSVGVALDDQEDGKALVKLVHPAELMKAREEKRALMEAKAAKKAASVEAERQKRLQKIEKGRVPPHEMFKPPNVQEGLYSSWNDEGLPLTDGEGKELTKNQAKKVQKEYTNQAKLHEDFLAWQKTNAN; this is translated from the exons ATGTCCGTGCAACAACCTCCATGGTCCATTCCAGCGAAAGAAACGGAAGAGCCAGTATTACGACTGTATAATTCTCTAACAAGAACTAAG ACTGAATTCGTTCCTCGAAATGGCCGACTTGTCAAGTGGTACAATTGTGGCCCCACCGTGTACGACGCTTCGCACATGGGACATGCAAG GAACTATGTTACTCAAGATATACTCAGACGCATTATGACGGATTACTTTGGTTATGATGTCCAATTTGTAATGAATGTTACGGACATTGATGACAAG ATCATTGAACGAGCTCGTCAAAATCATATCTTGGAAACTTTCAGATCTCAGACGAGTACTTTGACACCCTCCCTCCTCGATAAAATCCGCAACTCTTGGACAAGTTATCTTCGCAATCGCGTCAACAAAGGTGTACCTGAAAACGAGAAGATTATCGAAGGGCGGGAAGAGGAGTCGTGGCGTACAATATGTGCTTCTTATCAAAACTCAGCATGGAAACAAGAGTGCCTGAAAAGGGACGAAAAGTTCGATATGTATTATTCTGCAGCA CGCCGCACCTTGGAAGCCATCGATATTGCGAAATCTCATTTAGAAAATGGCAGTGTCAGCTGCAATCATGCTCACCAACTTATCGACTCATCAAAGGATGTACTGGTGCTGAGTCTTGATGCTGAG TTCAAGTCTACAGTTACAGATCCCGCTATATCCAGAAAGCTCGCCTCCTTTTGGGAAGGCAAATTCTTTGATGACATGGCTCGCCTAAGAGTCAGAGATCCTGATATAGTGACACGAGTTACTGAATATGTGCCAGAAATTGTCTCTTTTGTTGAACGCATCATATCGAACGGTTATGCATATGAGTCGGAAGGAAGTGTATACTTCAATACTCCCGCATTTGACAAATCCGAAAACCATAACTATGCCAAATTAGAGCCCTGGAGTACCGGAAATCGGGATCTTCTtgaagagggagaag GGTCACTAGCTAGCAAAACTGGCAGACGATCGGCCGCTGACTTTGCACTGTGGAAAGCATCGAAACCAGGAGAACCATCATGGCCATCACCTTGGGGTCCTGGCCGTCCAGGTTGGCATATCGAGTGTTCCGTTATGGCTAGCGCCATCTTTGGAGACAATATGGACATTCATTCGGGGGGCATCGATCTTGCCTTCCCTCATCACGATAACGAGATGGCTCAATCCGAA GCCTACCACGACTGCAAAGCCTGGGTTAATTACTTCCTTCACACAGGCCATTTACATATTGAAGGATTAAAAATGAGTAAATCATTGAAAAATTTCATTACCATAGAT GAAATCTTGGAAAAGTTTACTGCTCGCCAATTACGGCTTGCCTTTTTGACTCAGCTCTGGAATTCAAAGGTCGACTTTTCCGAAGCATTGATGACAGGGGAGGTTCGTAACCTCGAGATTACCCTCAAC AATTTTTTTACCACAGTCAAGGCACTCGTATATCAAGCAAACGCAGAAGAAGTGGCATCTGACGGTCGACATCACTTCGAACTACCAGAGCAAGAGTTATTATCAAC TTTGTATCAGAGTCAAATGACTTTCAGGGAACACCTTTGTGATTCTTTCAATACACCGGGAGCAGTAGACGTCCTCCGTGATTTAGTATCGAAAACAAACGTATACATCAATAATCGTGGCAAAGCGCTCAACGTCAAACTGGTAGAAAATATCGCTAATTGGGTTGGCAAGATGTTGAAAATGTTCGGCCTTGGGGAGGGTGAGAAGTCCGAAATTGGTTGGGGCCAATTAGACGAAGCTGGAGGAAATGCCAAC AGGGAAGAGATTCTGATGCCGTCGTTGAGGATCTTGTCATCATTCCGCGATAATGTTCGAAAGCTGGCGATGGCTAAAGGTGACAATGCCCTGAAGGATATTCTTGCACTGTGCGACAAACTACGTGATAACGATCTTGTTAGTGTGGGCGTCGCATTGGATGACCAAGAAG ATGGCAAAGCTTTGGTCAAATTGGTTCATCCAGCAGAGTTGATGAAGGCGAGAGAGGAAAAACGTGCATTGATGGAAGCAAAAGCGGCTAAGAAGGCAGCTTCTGTCGAGGCAGAACGCCAAAAACGACTCCAGAAAATTGAGAAGGGGCGTGTGCCTCCTCATGAGATGTTTAAGCCCCCGAATGTCCAAGAGGGATTATATTCGTCGTGGAATGATGAAGGGCTCCCTCTCACCGACGGTGAAGGCAAAGAATTGACGAAAAACCAGGCGAAGAAGGTCCAAAAAGAATATACAAACCAAGCAAAATTACACGAGGATTTCCTTGCGTGGCAGAAAACCAACGCTAACTAG
- a CDS encoding Putative serine/threonine-protein phosphatase C22H10.04 — protein MAPFDLDACIQQLLRKQLLHEVLLREICEKTKEVLMRESNVVHVSAPVTVVGDIHGQFYDLIEIFRIGGYAPNTNYLFLGDYVDRGLFSVETISLLTCLKLRYPDRVQLIRGNHESRAVTQTYGFYTECVRKYGSSHVWTYFTDMFDFLTLSVVIDDRIFCVHGGLSPSIHSIDQIKVVDRFREIPHEGPMADLVWSDPDPEKEDFAISPRGAGYTFGSGVVYKFLDQNNMSHILRAHQLCMEGYSSLFDKHLSTVWSAPNYCYRCGNSASILEVGPGGSMYFNVFDAAPENDRDGPNQQAAQNAAGKLPEYFL, from the exons ATGGCTCCTTTTGATCTAGACGCGTGTATTCAGCAGTTACTACGAAAACAACTACTACACGAAGTCCTACTGCGAGAAATATGCGAGAAAACAAAGGAGGTCCTTATGCGCGAGTCTAATGTCGTTCATGTTAGCGCACCGGTGACTGTGGTCGGTGATATTCATGG CCAATTCTACGACTTGATAGAGATATTTCGTATAGGAGGATACGCACCGAACACAAATTACCTGTTTCTCG GCGACTACGTGGATCGTGGTTTATTCAGCGTTGAAACAATATCCCTATTAACATGTCTCAAGCTTCGGTATCCAGATCGAGTGCAACTCATCAGGGGGAACCACGAATCGAGAGCAGTCACACAA ACGTATGGATTCTACACGGAATGCGTTCGGAAATATGGTTCCTCTCATGTCTGGACTTACTTCACGGACATGTTCGATTTTCTGACGTTGTCGGTTGTTATTGACGATCGGATATTTTGTGTTCATGGAG GCCTTTCGCCTTCGATACATTCCATTGATCAAATTAAGGTGGTAGATAGATTTAGAG AAATTCCTCATGAAGGCCCAATGGCAGACCTGGTATGGTCGGATCCAGAtccagagaaagaggactTTGCTATCTCTCCAAG AGGTGCTGGATATACATTTGGATCTGGAGTGGTATACAAGTTTCTAGATCAAAACAACATGTCGCATATCCTTCGTGCCCATCAGCTTTGTATGGAAGGGTATTCTTCACTGTTCGACAAACACCTTTCGACTGTATGGTCGGCTCCGAATTATTGTTACCGCTGTGGTAACTCTGCGAGCATACTTGAAGTCGGCCCAGGTGGTTCGATGTACTTTAACGTCTTTGATGCTGCTCCTGAAAATGACAGAGATGGACCCAATCAACAGGCTGCCCAAAATGCAGCAGGGAAG CTCCCGGAATATTTTTTGTAA
- a CDS encoding LysM and putative peptidoglycan-binding domain-containing protein 1, with protein MSYDKSDDLAYNPFAHEDDHRPPSASSSIQGYYSSAFFPKVSPSKPTLRRRKSLADKSFKLEQHPRNHARIPTEIQITPPYSAGLHPLKSALAATNNGSILHDLDVTRPYLSRIVNEGNLVDAPLLVDGTVADKIPPSQVSDLEKDVIVHQVSSKDSLAGVSLKYGISLPNLRRANQLWTSDSIHLRDVLYIPIDQASRAREYVPEPKLISLTPDTQDSPNDPFDDASTASSPFKTEPTNSLPSSSPVSVRRIPAKQLTYFPPSSSKATRLKENEDRDATSVYLHSPGNSKTSPGPNRYSPTPANNSLASILTALPIAASTRDEIITRLSFDSASSSFSDRSRFESDEEIGHELGNVSRQNSTQSYHANTTDNLDELDEVAMPTPKASQQPHRILPARSQTMSTTSSSLPKASYIHPTSSTAIPPRFYISHIHEASIRTSQLEPSPAMELPNFRSNTVGRSVGRVYQNHSEDEPVS; from the exons ATGTCGTACGACAAATCTGACGATCTTGCCTATAACCCATTTGCACATGAGGACGACCACCGCCCCCCATCAGCTTCAAGCTCAATTCAAGGATATTACAGTTCAGCTTTCTTTCCAAAAGTTTCACCATCTAAGCCAACGCTTCGTCGTCGGAAGTCTTTGGCAGACAAATCTTTCAAGCTTGAGCAGCACCCTAGGAACCATGCTCGAATTCCGACAGAAATACAGATAACGCCGCCATACAGTGCTGGTTTACATCCTTTGAAATCAGCGTTGGCAGCAACTAATAATGGTTCAATTTTACATGATTTGGACGTCACGAGACCATATCTATCTCGCATTGTTAATGAAGGAAACCTGGTAGACGCACCTTTACTGGTGGACGGCACGGTCGCAGACAAAATCCCTCCATCTCAGGTTTCGGATCTGGAGAAAGATGTTATTGTTCATCAA GTTTCCTCAAAAGATTCTTTGGCAGGTGTCTCTTTAAAATATGGGATTTCTCTTCCGAATTTGAGAAGAGCAAATCAACTGTGGACGTCGGATTCTATACATCTGCGGGACGTACTGTATATCCCTATCGACCAGGCCTCACGGGCACGCGAATACGTACCTGAGCCTAAACTTATATCCCTGACCCCAGATACGCAAGATTCACCCAACGACCCTTTTGACGACGCCTCTACTGCCAGCTCACCATTCAAAACTGAACCAACCAATTCACTACCGTCTAGTTCTCCTGTATCTGTCCGAAGAATACCCGCCAAGCAACTGACATATTTCCCCCCTTCGAGTAGCAAGGCAACGCGGTTGAAAGAGAACGAGGACAGAGACGCTACAAGTGTATACCTTCATTCTCCTGGAAACTCTAAGACGTCGCCCGGACCTAACAGATATAGCCCAACTCCAGCTAATAATTCACTGGCGTCTATTCTCACAGCACTTCCCATCGCCGCCTCCACTAGAGACGAGATCATCACCCGACTGTCATTTGATAGCGCCAGTTCCAGTTTTAGTGATCGCTCACGATTCGAATCAGATGAAGAAATTGGCCACGAACTTGGGAACGTTTCTAGACAAAACTCAACACAAAGCTATCACGCCAATACAACAGACAACTTGGACGAACTGGACGAGGTAGCAATGCCTACACCTAAAGCTTCCCAACAACCCCACCGTATTTTACCTGCTAGAAGTCAAACCATGTCAACCACATCGTCATCGCTTCCAAAGGCATCATACATCCATCCAACATCTTCGACAGCAATCCCTCCAAGATTTTATATTTCCCACATTCATGAAGCATCTATTCGCACCTCCCAGCTAGAGCCGTCCCCTGCTATGGAGCTCCCAAATTTCCGAAGCAATACAGTGGGCAGATCTGTGGGAAGAGTGTATCAAAATCACAGTGAGGATGAACCTGTTTCTTAG
- a CDS encoding Glycolipid transfer protein B: protein MAPYLETVKSFADVPITDAGVDTVTFLEAADGLVGLFDLLGSTAFSVVQSDLKGNIAKVRARYQATPTLSGTLESLVENEKGEKKRTATEGLLWLLRGLSFTCKALQNAQSNKSEELAAAFTKSYENTLKKFHNFVVKGIFSVAMKACPYRADFYAKLAADPDGGAPATQEKLNEELDKWLAALSNIVARVEAFYEKGNYGKGF, encoded by the exons ATGGCTCCATATCTTGAAACCGTAAAG TCTTTCGCAGATGTCCCTATCACCGATGCTGGCGTTGATACGGTGACGTTTCTCGAAGCTGCCGACGGTCTGGTAGGCCTTTTCG ATCTCCTTGGATCGACCGCCTTCTCCGTAGTTCAATCCGATCTTAAGGGGAACATTGCT AAAGTACGCGCCCGTTATCAGGCCACGCCTACTCTTTCTGGAACCTTAGAATCGCTTGTGGAGAATGAAAAGGGGGAAAAGAAGCGAACCGCAACAGAAGGTCTACTCTGGCTTCTTCGAGGATTGTCTTTCACCTGCAAAGCACTTCAGAATGCTCAAAGTAACAAGTCTGAGGAGCTTGCTGCTGCGTTTACTAAATCCTACGAAAATACCTTGAAAAAGTTCCACAATTTCGTTGTCAAAGGAATTTTTAGT GTGGCAATGAAGGCATGCCCATATCGTGCCGATTTCTATGCTAAACTTGCTGCTGACCCAGATGGTGGAGCGCCTGCAACACAAGAAAAACTCAACGAAGAGTTAGACAAGTGGTTGGCTGCCTTGAGCAATATCGTTGCAAGAGTGGAAGCTTTCTACGAGAAAGGCAACTATGGAAAAGGATTTTGA
- a CDS encoding Pre-mRNA-splicing factor CWC24 gives MASAEAVNVPFFKKKGKGRPTTTRKRSASPDSSKPQAAFASPSSSKSEVVLPTKKTANNLLSAGTKRTVAQRDGFDDIDAPEKDGPDVKWTAAGSHTNAALEILAGDEAEELLAKRRRKEKADAGVEDEIPDDGQYHGQSAYKAHIKKSTEVPKAMRVGPQRSTSTIRTVTIVDYQPDVCKDYKETGYCGFGDTCKFLHDRGTYLAGWQLDKLAENASKQVEDESDSDDSDEDVPFACLICRKHYTDPVVTRCGHYYCSACAIKRYAKTPKCLACGTPTGGIFNRADKIIDKINKKKEAKSAKEDEELGNNDAPVQIEGLQTAGGNSSEGSGSESESE, from the exons ATGGCATCTGCTGAGGCTGTGAACGTTCCtttcttcaaaaaaaaaggaaaaggccGCCCTACAACGACACGTAAGCGTTCAGCTTCGCCAGATTCATCAAAACCTCAAGCGGCTTTCGCCTCTCCGTCCTCTTCCAAGTCAGAGGTCGTACTCCCAACAAAGAAAACGGCCAATAATTTGCTTAGTGCAGGGACAAAGCGCACGGTTGCTCAACGCGATGGCTTTGACGATATAGACGCTCCTGAAAAGGACGGCCCAGATGTCAAGTGGACCGCTGCAGGGTCTCATACAAATGCAGCTCTTGAAATCCTAGCTGGCGATGAGGCCGAGGAGCTGCTTGCGAAGAGGCGTAGAAAGGAGAAAGCGGATGCGGGTGTGGAGGATGAGATACCAGATGATGGACAGTATCATGGTCAAAGTGCATACAAAGCTCATATCAAAAAGAGCACGGAGGTCCCCAAAGCGATGCGCGTTGGTCCCCAGCGGAGTACAAGTACTATCCGAACTGTAACGATCGTTGACTATCAACCGGATGTATGCAAGGATTACAAAG AAACTGGTTATTGTGGCTTCGGCGACACATGTAAATTCCTTCACGACCGTGGAACGT ATCTTGCAGGATGGCAGCTCGATAAATTGGCTGAAAATGCTAGCAAGCAAGTGGAAGATGAGTCTGACAGCGACGATTCTGATGAAGATGTCCCATTTGCTTGTCTCATCTGTCGAAAGCACTACACGGATCCAGTCGTTACTCGCTGTGGCCATTATTATTGTTCCGCATGTGCCATAAAACGGTACGCTAAAACTCCCAAGTGCCTTGCATGCGGCACACCCACTGGTGGTATCTTCAACCGTGCCGACAAGATCATCGACAAaatcaacaagaagaaagaggcaaagTCTGCCAAAGAGGACGAAGAGTTGGGCAACAACGACGCACCTGTCCAGATTGAAGGGTTGCAAACTGCAGGAGGAAACAGTTCAGAAGGTTCAGGTTCAGAATCGGAATCGGAATAG